AATGAAGCGATCAAAATCGCACGAGAATTTGGCGCAGATAGTGTGCTCGCGGTTGGAGGCGGCTCGGTACTTGACAGCGCCAAAACTATCGCCGCAGGAGCTTGTTATGAAGGCGATGTGTGGGATTTTTTCACAGGTAAAACTCCAAAGACCGCTCTTAAAATTTTTGATATCATAACTCTAGCCGCAACAGCAAGCGAGATGAATAACGGAGCCATCATAACCAAAGAAGAAACAAAAGAAAAGTACGCTATAAGCGGCGAAGCTCTATTCCCTAAAGTTTCCGTGATAAATCCAAAGCTTCAATCAACCGTAACAAGCGAGTATCTAGCCTACTCCGCAAGCGATGTGATAGCGCATTCTATCGAGGGGTATTTCACGGCAAGTATTCATCCTGAAATCATAAATTTGCAAGTTGAAGCTAACATCAAAACGATAATAAAAACAACTGAAATTTTACTTCAAAATCCCGATGAATACGACGCAAGAGGCGAGTTTGCGTGGGCTGCGACAATGGCTTTAAACCACATAACCAGAGCAGGCACGAAGGACATAAGCTTTCCAAATCACATGATAGAGCACGCTATGAGCGCGGTAACGGACTGTGCGCACGGTGCGGGGCTTAGCGTGGTGATGCCTGCATGGATGAAGTGGTATAAAGATAAAAATTTAGCGCAGTTTGAGAGGTTTGGGCGAGAAATTTTTGGCGTAAATTCGGCAGACGAAGGCATACAAGCGCTTAAATCGTGGTTTGATAAGATAGGCACGCCGACAAGCCTTAAACAACTCAACATAGATAAAAGCACGCTAGAAGAGATTATTGATGTCGCCGCACAAAATGCCGTAGCTTGGAGAATGGATAAAATTTACACCAAAAAGACGATAGAGGAAATTTTAAATTTGGCATACTAACGCCAACTAACAATACCGCGTGTTAGCCAAAAACAGGAGCAAAAATGATAAAAAAAGTAGAACTCTCAAAAGCCTATAGGCTGGTAAATACAGGTCCAACCTGCCTGATAAGCGCGAAATTTGATAACATAGAAAATGCTATGAGCGCATCTTGGGTTTGCGCGCTTGATTACGATAAGATAAGCGTAGTTATTGATTCTTCGGCATTTACGCGCTCGCTCATAGAAAAGAGCGGATACTTTGCCGTTAG
This Campylobacter sp. RM16192 DNA region includes the following protein-coding sequences:
- a CDS encoding iron-containing alcohol dehydrogenase; translated protein: MYHFSFYNPVRIEFGEGKEQHIGAYMKKFGAKKTLLLYGSERIKQTGLFDVVAKSLKQEQIEFTALGGVKSNPVLSKVNEAIKIAREFGADSVLAVGGGSVLDSAKTIAAGACYEGDVWDFFTGKTPKTALKIFDIITLAATASEMNNGAIITKEETKEKYAISGEALFPKVSVINPKLQSTVTSEYLAYSASDVIAHSIEGYFTASIHPEIINLQVEANIKTIIKTTEILLQNPDEYDARGEFAWAATMALNHITRAGTKDISFPNHMIEHAMSAVTDCAHGAGLSVVMPAWMKWYKDKNLAQFERFGREIFGVNSADEGIQALKSWFDKIGTPTSLKQLNIDKSTLEEIIDVAAQNAVAWRMDKIYTKKTIEEILNLAY